The window TAATTAACAagacatatatattgtttgtagATGTGACCATATATTGGTTTATACTTCAAGTAGATGACAATCATTTTTAATATGTAGTTTAATTTGTATCTCTACTGTCCCTTAGATTTAAACAAATATCTATCTGCCCGTCTTTTAGATAAATGGAgtgtttattttacattttacagcgtttgctaatttttattttgaaaagtatatgtACAAACGCAATCAAAACTTTTGTAAGATACCTAGCTAATCAAGCAACTTTCGTATAGTGCaaccaaaacaataattaaatgaaTCTTTGTATAGGTTCTTATTCTTGCATGTATATGTATGGTTGATTGATTATATGCaccaattttataaatatataggaTTTGTTTACgattttatgtcatatattaaATCTGTTtcaatgtgtatatatattgattacCATACGTAACAACTAACAactaatatattgattatatgCACAATATATACAAGCCTGCAAGTTTTAAGCTTGAAACCAGCTGTAATGTcgatgtaaaattatatattcttgaTAGTTCGAAATGAGATCTTAGACATACGGATGAATGAACGTTGAGACGCTTGAGTCGCGTATCTAACATCTATTTCTAGTGGACGTGTGTGAGTCGGTCCACCGATATGGAAACACACAAGTTCGGTCGAGTCGCTTTATATATGAATGTGAACCAGTATGCCTACTACAAATAGACGGACACGACAATGAAAGAAATATCATGTCCGTTGACCGATTTGTTGACCATCATTTGGATTGTTTGGCTTCCTGTTGGATTCGGACTGATCATGCATGTCTTGATGGGTTGAGATATAATTCTTCAAAACTTTATATAGCTAATCCAATGATCTAATTTAGTTGTCATCATAATTTCAAGATCACTTCCGTTTAGAAgctatttctttataaaaattgtagaaaatttaTCTAGTTGGttgtaatttattaattaatagatttttataCTTTATGTCGTTTAGAATTCTTTCAAAATCCTATAgtcaaatataatatatgctGAAATATGATGATATACTTGATCGAAATATTGAAaccttatttttaattaattaaaacatgttaaaaaacAATGTTGCTCAGTGatcctttgacaaaaaaaagattgatggTCAATAACGAATTTGACAAATATATTAAGTACAAATAGAATAACATAAACCGTAATCAGAGATTGTCGTTCATACTCAAACGTAGAAGCCAGtccaggaaagaaagaaagaatacgTTAAAATTGTGCGAGATCATCATGGGTGTTTCTGTTTAAAAATTCAATGGGGGACGTGTGGCCTCTCGTTAGGGTTCTGGCCATAATGACGTGGCATTTTAGCCATTAACAGGTATTGGTGATACATTCGGTTACATACATTAAAAATACCTAAACATTTAtccttgattgttattgtcctTATACTCAACTCAaagtttattcattttttaaatatttatattctctAATTATTTGGCTCTTTGGAAGACTATGCTTTAAAATCTCCTAATTGCATGTGAAATCACACGTGGGGATGGTCACACCTGCCCCTTTTGTATCGAATGTAAACCCTCTGACGATACAATTACAAGCTCGAaccttataagttataacataaTACAATATAAAGTATAATAATCTTATTGGAACACCGAACACATGTATATAGTAATTCTTTGCAAATCATATTTAGAAAGAGCCACGTCATCACACGTGGCTGAATCTAGCACCTTGAGAGGATAAGCACATGCTTCCACATTAGCTTCCTCTTTCGCCCTTTTACTCACAAATATCATATATGATTCTATCACACGTAAGTAAGTGTATTTGTATATCATCAATATGTATCACTTTATTATACTGATATCATATCATAGTTTTTCTTTCATCCAATAGTATAATCAGATTTTCTTGAAATTGACCAAAtatattctctttgttttggtaTAAGTGATTTATATGGATTCCATATTCActttatgttatttaaaattctatatgtttaaacaagaaaataaactccAAGATATCTTGCTAAAATGTTAGGTGACAGTTGCAGACGGTCTTTAATAAGTATGATGATCTTACAATAATTTGGataacacatttttattttttttcaatcattgACAAATACATGCAAAAAATTATGTAGAATATAGAATATACAAGTTACTGCCGACTGTGATTCATAGTTTCATAAACTAtagtattatataaatgttACAGTTCGATCATCCATTTTATAATTTCTCTATAGGTGAAACTAAGtatagaaaattaattataaaacccccattaattatgtatatatttccatatagtaaaaaatatagaatgatTAAAAGCATTGGAGTATATAGCcatgattataaatatatagagtTCAGATTATACATAATAGAAGGTAGAGGTGTGAACTAATAATATGAACAAACCTTGAagatcttttgagttttgaaatagTTAATTAACTCTTAAAGAGTCTTTTACCAACACACAGACTCTCCTAATCATCATCCTTATCTTGGATACCCAGcaatttctcttttaaataatgaattatttttgtatgattcatctaatttaatgttgtttatacattttttggGGAGGTCCAATAACTAGTGGTAAATGTATCAGTTGCTTTTGACCTTTGACCGAGGAGGCACGTGCGCAGCATCTTTTGATTCACAACGTTTCTGGTCGAAGATTTCGGTGTTGCACGTGCGACCCTGTCCTCCTTTCTATTATCTTAATCTCTCATCTTTTGTCTTAATCTCCTTAACTAAACCTTCTctctttaattctttttgttcCCCCCAAAACATATTACTCCTTATACTATTTGCACTTTAacctttgtctttttattttcttgaaaaaactTTAGGATGTTTTGGTTGTATTAGGCAAACTAGTAGGGGCAAAGACCCAAATTAGCTGCGAAACaatatactgtatttttttgataaaaaatatggTGGAGGTTTTGATTATCTGATTCTAGAAATATATGACAGAAACTCTTATGATCACGTTTTAAACTGTATTAACAGAAATGGTGTAATTGTTTCtaagaatttaaaatttcttgTAATAGTAAGTTTAGAAAGATGGAAATAGTGCCCCAATTAAAATCAACAATACATACAACATTAATCATAAACTATTAGGCTATAGACACATATAATCGACAAAGCGAAaagcataaatatatattttttctgacAGTAACTCCGTGTTTGAAGGGTAATTTTACCCACTTGGGGTAATGATGTTTGCACTTTGCATACTTCTTAAAAATTCTTATTATGTGTACCATAGAATAACGAGTAAAATTTTTTGGGTACAATCACCGATTAAAGTAGTAATACAATTAGATTAGATAGACGTTAAAATAATATAGTAGTTTAATAGATGGGTTAATAGTGACAAAAACttgataattttattgttttaatttctttcttttacagCAAAGATCACGAAGAAGATGTGTGAATTGTCCATTAGTCAAACAAAACAGCCGTGAACAGCTTAGCTTAGACTAACGCGATTCTGCTAGCTGTTAGatagttaatatataaaaaagtcatatatatatatggttattaCACTTcataaaaagtaagaaaataaagtaattgGTAAGCTTaaccaatattattattataatttaccCTAGAGACGTTTGCATTTCTTTTAGTCATTCAGacctaacaaagaaaaaataatcagatTCAAAGTAAGTTTTATCTTGACGTTTTGATACAAATACTTTGATCTGAAGTCACTGTTTGAAAACGTTTTGCCagtttattttgtaaaactgAAACATTTATGGtgaaacaaattcaatttgtCTCTGTTGGACCTgccaatacaaaacaatatgaaaaatgcaaaacagGCCTTATGAGACGTTGAAGGATCCAGCAAGAAGATTAAAAATCTCAGAGGCAAGCCCATGTTTTTGCTTTCACGTTAGACACCATTCTCTTATGAGTGAAATGAGCATAAGGAGCAAATTAAACATGCTTCTTCCAAGACTGAGTCAAGATGAAACGatttaaaattcattaacaaATACATTTGATTCAGTGGTAAGTTACATGGAAAGATGTCTATGAACCAGTAGTAGGCTTCTTCTTATACAATGAAGGTTGAATACAAGAGAAAATGGATagtctttgtttctttggtttcacaTCAAATATGAATGACCTCAAAGGAATACGAGGTTTGAGATCTTGCGAAGACTCTGCATTTGATTCAGACAGTGAAAGCTCCTCACTTAGTTTCTCGAGTGTCGTATCAGCATCCTTCTTAAGTTTTGTAACTTGATCTAAACCTGTTTGCAACTCTTCTGCTATCCTATTGTTCTCCTTTGTCATGTTCGAAACCTCGCCTTCAAATTTAGCTCCTTGGTAGATTGTAAGTTTCTTTTCAGAGTCTTCAGAATCTGTTTTGAGAGCTTCTGTTATTTCATTTTGTATGTCACTCAAAGTTGAAGCTCTCAtgttgatttcttcttttaGAAGCAAACTCTTCTCTAACCAAACTGTCATTTCGGTGCGTATCTCGCTGAGGTGTTTGTATATAGGACGAACATTTGATTTGAGAGTGTTTCGTCCTCCatcttgattcttttgtttaatgATCTTCAATATCTCAACGTGTAAGTCCTTGATCCCTGTATCAAATTGCTGTATCTGACCAAAGGAGTTGCTAAACCTCACCAACAAGTTCAGATTCTCGCTTAGTAATTCATCAACGCGTGCTCCAAATTGCTCTTCATTTGGTGATAGACTCTGCTTTTGACCAGTTATTGCATTTGTGGCATAATCTTCTCTGTAAATTAGCATGAACAATTTGTCCCCTTGTTGATCCTTGGCTCTGACTTGTTCATCCTTAACGGTGTTTACACTCTTCAGTTTAGTTTCAGCTTCATCTAACATCTTCTTTACTTCCTTATAGTTCCGAAGTACTTTCGTGTATTCCATTAACAAATGTTTCTCTCTGCCTTCTATCCCATGTGCTAGCAGCTGCTGCAATATTGACTCATCAGACTCTTGTGTTGTTATAATATCTGGCTTTGGTGATGATGAGACAGAGATATGTTTCTCTAAATCATCTAATGACGTTTCCTTTCTTGTAGCTTCAATTATCTCTTCTTGGTTAACTTCACTTGTGAGATCTTTTTCAGTATCAACCACTTCAGATGCTGAATTCATGTTTGAAACATTTTCAGACACAACTGaatcatcaatgttttcttctgGCAATTTTGTATCAGTCAAAGATTCTGCATCTTCTTGTATTGGCACATTAGTAGTAGTAGAATtgtcttcttccccttcttgCTTCAAGCTTTTTACTCTCTTGGATaagaaaattagttttaaatgtGCTTGTGTAAGGTGTATTTCAATTTTCTTACTCCTTTCCTCAACTTCTTGATCTATATCCTTAATACCCTCCAGCTTTTCCTCCATCTCTTTCAACTTCATTCTCATATCCATATTGTCATCAGTTTGAGAtgaactgttttctttttgtagagATTTAATCTGTGCTTTGAGATCATCAATCTCTTCTCTTAGTCTGTGTATTAAAGCTGCTTGAGATGAGAACAAGCTCTCCAAATTGATCACATCATTCACAAGCTCATCAATCTTATCAGCCACGTCTGTTATGGTAAGACACGACTTAGCCTCAAAGTCATCAAATTGttcatttacattttcttctaaTGATTCCAACTTCTTCTTATCACTgtctatttcttgttttgttcctCCATCGCCAGGCAATGCATCAGAAAGATTACTAACTTCCTCTGTTGATTCTCTGATCTGTTCTCTTGTAATCTCAGATTCTTTCACATTCTTTTCCTGTTGATCTTTCATCTCTTCTAGTTTCTCTTGGCATGATTTGAGAGCTGCGGTGGACATCAATATCTGAGCTTCTTTATCTTCTATGACAACAGCACCTTCGTCAAACTCGTCTTGCAAACTACACACCTTCCCTTGTTTCTCTGTTATACATTTCTCAATCTCCCAATACTTTGCAAGTGCATTCTCATAAGAACTCTTCACAAACTCTTTCTCAGTCTGCAAAACAAGAATCTCTTTCTGCAACTTATCAATCTCTTCCACCGCCTCGGCTTTACTCATCCCGGACTTGTTAACAACGGACGACGACGCGTTTTGTTCTTTAATAGCGTTCCTTGACATGAACAACTTTTTCGCAGCCTCAGGATCTTTAATGGGAAAATTAGGAACCTTTGGAACATTTTGATTTGATGCATgagttttatgttttgtaggtGTGGTAGGAGCATCGTCGTCATCGTCTTCGTTCATGGCAAACTCAGGGACTTGGTCAGGAAAAACAGATGCAATTGTGGTGTTAGCGTTTTGAAGCTCCTTGGAGATATGATCATAGCGTTCAGCTAAAGCACGGTAAGCCTTGAAAGATTCTTCCACAAAACTTATCAATTCAGGTCTACTCTTGTAATACATTTCTGCACGCTTAGCAAACGAATCACCTTCATCTTCCAAAAGCTTAAGTGCGTATTGCACCTTTCCCTCGATATCTACGAataaacattttatcaaaaattctGAAATCATGGAAGAAATGAATAATGATAATTAAGAGAGAATGTAACCTTGAAGGTTTTCTTCGAGCCATTTGGATTGTTTGGTTCGAACGTGGCTTGCCCACCACCATGAGTACGCATTGCTCGCAGCTCTTCGTAgcatccttatttttttttaagttattcaATACATTGAACATAATTTCATTGTtgtcttaatatttttttttctggagttTTCGTTCGATCAGGACAATCAAAGGAGATGTGTTTTTGtcgttgttgttattgttgtaaaattttgttttgatagagAATGGAGGAGAGGAAGATTCGGTGATACATAGTAATAATGATAAGTTGCTATTTAAAACACATGCAACGTTGGATCTATATAGTCCAAATGCACAACGCTTGTTGTTGATTGATAGTCATTCATCTACAAAACAGTACAAAACAAATAAGCCACCAAAaactagttttttattttattttatttttgataaaaaccacccaaaaaacaaaaaaaactagctAACGACaaatatttttgcaattttgttgttgttgttgttattgttgttgtttattttctaatttcaagGTTATTTGATTGAGAGACAGATCACAGATGGTCCTGAGATAACAACAGGGTGCAAAAgcaaagaataatattaatcaaatgtacattttatattgtttttcctttctaaATTTGTTCCCATTCATAATTGTTACAGTTATAAACAATTCAACTGAACTACACATGTTACATGTATATGCATccctaaacattttttttttttttttgaacgaaatGCATCCCTAACATAAATCAACCTGAACTCTATGATATGGCCATATGGGtcgtaaaaattaaaattaaataggaatgagtatatataatatgagaggatgattttgtaaataatatatgcTGAAGCATCATTTATATACGAATCTATTCGCCAGACGAATCTGACGTGTCTAACCACGTGGCAATTTGTTGACCACTTTTCCACTTTACCCGCAACGTTGCTCATCTCGAAACGACACCGTATTCCTTTGTCTGCGAATCGCGAATCCCTTAGTCCCGTCTTCTTCGAAGAAAGCTCCTTGGAGAAGctttgaaaccctaaatttctgtttgttccttttattttttttttttgattttggggtaagtttttttcttgCGTCTATCGctatgttcttgtttctttaccTAGCCTTTCGATTGTAAAACTCCGATTTTGGATTTTATGCCTTTAGTCTGATTTTGAGGAATCTAGGTCTGTAATTTGTGATTTTGAATGTTTCCTCTGGATGAGATTAGCTGCTTAGTTGTTCAAGTTGCGATTGTGATCCAGAATCTAGATTAGAGGTTTCTGGTAATGAATGAATATGGCACGCTGATGGAGTTGGATTGTCTTGTGTTTCCGTAGGCTCTAGTTTGTTCTCAGTTCAGTTGCAGATATATTAGTCTTGTTAAGGGTCTCTTTCCATCTGCCGTAGCTTTAATTTCACTGGAACTGTCTGCATATGAATTCTCTCACACAAGTGTTTAAAATTGGTGTCCTTCATTTCTATAGTGCAGGGTTCGTGTTGGCATTCATTGATTTCTTTCTGTTATGCTGCAAGGCTTATGATCGGTGCTACCTAACGCCGTTGGCTAACACATTCAGTTTTCTCAGACTATGGCCCTTTATGGTACGTTGCAGTTGTCTCATGGTATGGGACTTTGCAGAAACCAAGGGTGCTATAAGCCAGAATATGTATGTTTCTTCCATTCTTAGCCCTGGagtccttttcttttaatttgtttcttcctttctctctttctaaaaTATTTGCTTGTTCTTTAGAGTGCCATATATCAAAGGAGGATGCATATATCAAAGGCTCCTCTCTCATTAGTTGTTCCGGTAAATTGTTCAAGAAAACTTACTTACTCAGTCAGTCAAATTTTTGGTTTGCTGATAATATAGTAACGTATTACTTTTCTGTATACAGTTAGGCCGACATGGTTTCAACAATATTCTACTCTCGGATTACCTTCGTAGGCCTATTTGTTCGGTGCCATCAAGAACCACCGCTTTTCGGTGTCATTCCTTTTCTGTAGGCAGCAACGCAATTGAACCTGCTGTTAAAGCTGTCTCTGTGGTGCTAGCAAAGTAAGCCCTCTTGTTTCCTATCATCAGATGCAGAATGATTACCTTGGAAGATTGTGAAATTATCATCGTTTCTATTTAGTTGATCTGTGGATCTGAAGGATTGCATAGTAATCTTTAGGCATCTAACTtacaataaaaatgaatatcttCTACTCAAAAGAAATCGCGGATGTAGCCGAGCACTGATGTGTGCATGACTTGTCATGTCCATGTTTCCCCTtagtaaatttgaaaatttttggtgGGGAAATCTTAAGGGGTCCATATATGTTTCTGTTAATTTCTCTTGTTCCTTTTAATACACTCTGTAAATAGTTCCACTCCGTGGTTTGCAGGTCACAGGGGTCGATACAACAATTCCCTTTTGTTTATAAGTTGGTTCCAGCTGTTGCTCTTCTTGTTTTCTCCCTGTGGGGTTTAGTGCCTGTTGTTCGTCAAGGAAGAAACCTACTACTCAATGTAGGTGCAGCCATTCAAGTTTATAtgcagtttttttgtttgtttaatgttttcatttCTGTGTTGGCAAAGCAATGTGGTATCTTTTGTATATGATATTCTGAATCTTTACTTTTGAAACACTGTAGAAGAATGATAACGGTTGGAAGAAAAGTGGTACGTATTATGTTATGACGTCGTATGTTCAACCTCTGCTACTATGGTTAGGAGCTCTATTCATCTGCAGGTATACCTATCAAGTAGTTCTTTGGGACTCTCTGATGTTAAATTGTTGAGATATATTCGTGATATCCTTATCTGGTGCTTTATTGAGATAATTGACCGATGGTGACTATTCCTTATATAGGGCATTAGATCCCATTGTCCTTCCTACAGAAGCTAGCAAAATTGTGAAGGATcgacttttgaattttgtaaggTCACTATCAACGGTTCTTGCATTTGCTTACTGCATATCCAGGTAAGGGTACTGgtttctttaaatataatacTATGTCTTCATTTATGTTTCTGTATTTTAGTGGCTTCTATCACGTGAAATTGTTATGTGGACATCTCATGACTTCTGATTCTGGTTAGATGTTCCCATGCAGTCTTATCCAACAAACACAAAAGCTCTTCATAGAAACCAGTAATCCGAGCGATACAAGAAATGTATGTAAAGTTACACTCTTAAAAAAATGCTTTTATAATCTTTTCTGTAGAGTTATTATTCTTAGGATGTTTGGTCTATCTTGCATGTCTGAGCTTTGTGTTACTGCTAGCAAGATCAGAAATCTCTATCGAAAATATAATTGGCTTCTCAATTTGTTTTACTAATCTGCCCCTGTGTACAGATGGGATTTCAATTTGCTGGAAAAGCAGTATATTCTGCTGTATGGGTTGCTGCTGTATCACTTTTTATGGAGTTGCTGGGTTTCTCTACACAAAAATGGCTCACTGCTGGAGGTCTTGGGACAGTTTTGATTACTCTTGCTGGCCGTGAGGTGAAACCTGACTCTCATTTTGATTACTGGGTTCTTCAGAATATTCACTGTTCGCTGTGGACGGTTCTTTTCCCTATGCAtgcaaaagatatttcatagaaactgagttttttttttgttccagatTTTGACAAACTTTCTTTCAAGTGTTATGATTCATGCAACCCGGCCATTTGTTTTGAATGAGTGGATTCAAACAAAGATAGAAGGTTATGAAGTTTCTGGTACTGTGGAGGTTAGTATTAGAATCTCtgagcttatatatatatatattgtgactTTTGAACTAGCTTCCTTGCACGTCATTGCTTTGCCCGAACATTAACGTAAGATTAGCGCTAACTAACTTTCTGAAATGCTTGTTCCAATGCATTTACAGCATGTTGGTTGGTGGTCACCAACAATCATAAGAGGTGAAGACCGTGAGGCAATCCACATCCCAAACCATAAGTTCACAGTCAATGTCGTGAGAAACCTTACTCAGAAAACTCATTGGCGTATCAAAACTCACCTAGCAATCAGTCACTTGGATGTCAACAAAATAAATGTGCGTTTTCTAATTCCTATATGGTCGTTAATTACTTAGACAAATTAAGTGCCAATCATGGAGTTCTTTTAGCTGATTCTTGTTCTTAACTTCGCCAAACAGAATATTGTAGCTGACATGCGGAAAGTATTGGCCAAGAATCCTATGGTTGAGCAGCAGAGGTTACATAGAAGGGTATTCTTGGAGAATGTCATTCCAGAAAATCAGGCCCTCTCGGTTAGACTTCAATACCTATCTCTTCTTTTGCACCCATCTTGAAGTGATGATCAGATATTTCAGGAAACATTGGACGGCCTTGTTCATACATCTGGTTCTCGTTTTTACTTTACAGATACTGATCTCTTGCTTTGTGAAGACGTGTCATCACGAAGAATACTTGGGTGTTAAGGTAAATTTGAAGTCATTTATCTTATCATCTACCCAAGGTTCACAGGAACCAGTGActttattgcttttgttttcttgtattggTGAAACAGGAAGCTATATTGTTGGACCTTCTAAGAGTCATAAGCCACCACCGAGCACGTCTAGCTACACCAATTCGTACGATCCGTAAGATGTACACAGATGCTGACGTGGAAAATGCACCATTTGGGGAATCGATGTACGGACCTGGAGGTGTTGGTTCTCGGCGTCCTTTGATGCTAATCGAACCCTCTTACAAAATCAATGGAGAagacaaatcaaaatctcaaaaccGTGCATCAAAACCAACCGCAGAGCAAGAAAATAAGGGTTCGAGTCCAAAGTCAAAAGAAACGTCTCCTCCTGATCCAAAGGAGATTGCAAAAGTTGGAGAATCGCCGGTTCCTGATACCAACAAAGTACCTGATGAACTAGTAGCAAAGCCTGGTATCAAAGTGGTCTCTAAACCGGCGACCACCCCAAAGGATACAGAAACATCAGGAGCTGAGAAAGCAAAGGCCAAGAGAAGTAGTAGCACAATAAAGTCACCAAAGACCGATGAAACAGGTAGTTCAGCATCGTCAGCGTCTAGATCAGCTTTGGAAGAGAATATAGTACTTGGAGTTGCACTAGAGGGCGCAAAGAGAACACTTCCAATCGAAGAAGAGATACATTCTTCTTCCGTGGAAACAGATACTAAAGAACTCACCGGTGCTCGCAGATCTGGTGGAAACGGACCGTTGGTGGTAGATAAGGAACAGAAAGATGGCCAATCTCAACCAAGCTCGGGTGCTCCGAGCGAGCAGTGAGATGGATTCAAAGTgt is drawn from Camelina sativa cultivar DH55 chromosome 8, Cs, whole genome shotgun sequence and contains these coding sequences:
- the LOC104708050 gene encoding mechanosensitive ion channel protein 2, chloroplastic, which produces MALYGTLQLSHGMGLCRNQGCYKPEYSAIYQRRMHISKAPLSLVVPLGRHGFNNILLSDYLRRPICSVPSRTTAFRCHSFSVGSNAIEPAVKAVSVVLAKSQGSIQQFPFVYKLVPAVALLVFSLWGLVPVVRQGRNLLLNKNDNGWKKSGTYYVMTSYVQPLLLWLGALFICRALDPIVLPTEASKIVKDRLLNFVRSLSTVLAFAYCISSLIQQTQKLFIETSNPSDTRNMGFQFAGKAVYSAVWVAAVSLFMELLGFSTQKWLTAGGLGTVLITLAGREILTNFLSSVMIHATRPFVLNEWIQTKIEGYEVSGTVEHVGWWSPTIIRGEDREAIHIPNHKFTVNVVRNLTQKTHWRIKTHLAISHLDVNKINNIVADMRKVLAKNPMVEQQRLHRRVFLENVIPENQALSILISCFVKTCHHEEYLGVKEAILLDLLRVISHHRARLATPIRTIRKMYTDADVENAPFGESMYGPGGVGSRRPLMLIEPSYKINGEDKSKSQNRASKPTAEQENKGSSPKSKETSPPDPKEIAKVGESPVPDTNKVPDELVAKPGIKVVSKPATTPKDTETSGAEKAKAKRSSSTIKSPKTDETGSSASSASRSALEENIVLGVALEGAKRTLPIEEEIHSSSVETDTKELTGARRSGGNGPLVVDKEQKDGQSQPSSGAPSEQ
- the LOC104709850 gene encoding protein NETWORKED 2C-like; this encodes MLRRAASNAYSWWWASHVRTKQSKWLEENLQDIEGKVQYALKLLEDEGDSFAKRAEMYYKSRPELISFVEESFKAYRALAERYDHISKELQNANTTIASVFPDQVPEFAMNEDDDDDAPTTPTKHKTHASNQNVPKVPNFPIKDPEAAKKLFMSRNAIKEQNASSSVVNKSGMSKAEAVEEIDKLQKEILVLQTEKEFVKSSYENALAKYWEIEKCITEKQGKVCSLQDEFDEGAVVIEDKEAQILMSTAALKSCQEKLEEMKDQQEKNVKESEITREQIRESTEEVSNLSDALPGDGGTKQEIDSDKKKLESLEENVNEQFDDFEAKSCLTITDVADKIDELVNDVINLESLFSSQAALIHRLREEIDDLKAQIKSLQKENSSSQTDDNMDMRMKLKEMEEKLEGIKDIDQEVEERSKKIEIHLTQAHLKLIFLSKRVKSLKQEGEEDNSTTTNVPIQEDAESLTDTKLPEENIDDSVVSENVSNMNSASEVVDTEKDLTSEVNQEEIIEATRKETSLDDLEKHISVSSSPKPDIITTQESDESILQQLLAHGIEGREKHLLMEYTKVLRNYKEVKKMLDEAETKLKSVNTVKDEQVRAKDQQGDKLFMLIYREDYATNAITGQKQSLSPNEEQFGARVDELLSENLNLLVRFSNSFGQIQQFDTGIKDLHVEILKIIKQKNQDGGRNTLKSNVRPIYKHLSEIRTEMTVWLEKSLLLKEEINMRASTLSDIQNEITEALKTDSEDSEKKLTIYQGAKFEGEVSNMTKENNRIAEELQTGLDQVTKLKKDADTTLEKLSEELSLSESNAESSQDLKPRIPLRSFIFDVKPKKQRLSIFSCIQPSLYKKKPTTGS